From Mus musculus strain C57BL/6J chromosome 8, GRCm38.p6 C57BL/6J, a single genomic window includes:
- the Gm7827 gene encoding uncharacterized protein LOC665858, giving the protein MLLEHNVDIEAKTEYGMTPLQLAEFEEKPEMVEFLAAKCAKSTGSSAQRTEVKHVRFNEEVLYFEEERPLSCGARPPGQLKSILKNSVQYNTVIEKITRRTSLGFLDSKNGLYRCSKAEDVRYTSCIKEESSKTLLRPQKRMQKGFVGFWSSGVYVCSRGEPIPNSCEEKASLMVRGNKPPIFLPVPGKQGIYVLEAPGDIEPTQPTSAADSRAPADAEPNSSTCAAVNGAPVNVEPTPSQLAPDSGAPADVEPTTSQCAPDTRAPADIEPTPSQSAPDIPAPPDIEKITSPCPSDSSESDEKHDLETGEEPSPVADLDEDIAEDFYDALESADLTGHSGSTVQVPGFLWEPDMLLLLVMPLMWFLTFLLSMMMWIRNQIRQVWYEENGQGPSSNRKDKPNAAGAELSNTH; this is encoded by the exons CACTGGATCATCAGCTCAGAGAACTGAAGTGAAGCATGTCAGGTTTAACGAAG aaGTCTTATATTTTGAAGAGGAAAGGCCTTTGTCCTG TGGAGCAAGACCACCAGGACAGCTTAAATCCATCTTGAAAAACTCTGTCCAGTATAATACAG TTATTGAGAAAATTACTAGAAGAACATCACTTGGTTTCCTGGATTCCAAGAATGGTTTGTACAG GTGTTCAAAAGCAGAAGATGTCAGGTATACTTCCTGTATCAAG GAAGAATCTAGCAAAACTTTACTTAGACCACAGAAGAGGATGCAAaagggttttgtgggtttttggaGTTCTGGAGTTTATGTGTGTTCTCGGGGAGAGCCGATACCTAACAGTTGTGAAGAAAAAGCATCCCTAATG GTGCGAGGAAATAAACCACCtattttccttcctgttcctGGGAAGCAGGGAATTTATGTGCTTGAGGCTCCTGGTGACATTGAGCCAACTCAACCCACaagtgctgctgacagcagggctcctgctgatgctgagccaaattcttccacctgtgctgctgtcaatggggctcctgttAATGTTGAGCCAACTCCTTCACAACTTGCACCTGACAGTGgtgctcctgctgatgttgagccaactacttcccagtgtgctcctgacacCAGGGCTCCTGCTGACATAGAACCAACTCCTTCACAAAGTGCTCCTGACATTCCTGCTCCTCCTGATATTGAGAAAATTACTTCCCCATGTCCTTCTGACAGTTCTGAATCTGATGAAAAACATGACTTAGAAACAG GTGAGGAACCCAGTCCTGTTGCTGACCTAGATGAAGATATAGCTGAGGATTTTTATGACGCTTTAGAGTCAGCCGATCTCACTGGCCATAGCGGGTCCACTGTCCAGGTACCTGGTTTTCTTTGGGAACCAGATATGCTACTGCTGCTGGTAATGCCCTTGATGTGGTTTCTTACATTCCTGTTATCAATGATGATGTGGATTAGAAATCAAATTCGGCAAGTGTGGTATGAAGAAAATGGCCAAGGACCTTCCTCCAACAGAAAAGATAAACCCA aTGCCGCTGGAGCTGAACTCTCCAACACACACTGA